From Rhodopseudomonas palustris, a single genomic window includes:
- a CDS encoding response regulator, whose protein sequence is MSIKPRVLVVDDEPAILRFLRPALEANSYEMASAATVTDAVKRIAADAPDLVLLDLGLADGDGKDVIRQVRGWSEVPIIVLSAREREIEKIESLDLGADDYVNKPFSIGELMARMRAALRHRQRRNAEPLRLKVGSIEIDAVRHRVVRDGAELKLTPKEFELLSFLARHAGRVVTHRQILAAVWGPAHTSDTQYLRVYVGQLRQKIEARADEPQIILTEPGIGYRIGGDDEPRA, encoded by the coding sequence ATGAGCATCAAGCCGCGCGTGCTGGTGGTCGACGACGAACCGGCGATCCTGCGCTTCCTCAGGCCGGCCTTGGAAGCCAACAGCTACGAGATGGCGAGCGCCGCGACCGTCACCGATGCGGTCAAGCGTATCGCCGCCGACGCGCCCGATCTGGTGCTGCTCGATCTCGGTCTCGCCGATGGCGATGGCAAGGACGTCATCCGCCAGGTTCGCGGTTGGTCGGAGGTCCCCATCATCGTGCTGTCGGCGCGCGAGCGCGAGATCGAGAAGATCGAGTCGCTCGATCTCGGCGCCGACGACTACGTCAACAAGCCGTTCAGCATCGGCGAGTTGATGGCGCGGATGCGCGCAGCGCTGCGTCACCGACAGCGGCGCAACGCGGAGCCCCTGCGACTAAAAGTCGGCAGTATCGAGATCGATGCAGTGCGCCATCGCGTCGTCCGCGACGGAGCCGAGTTGAAGTTGACGCCGAAGGAATTCGAGCTGCTGTCGTTCCTGGCGCGGCACGCCGGCCGCGTGGTCACTCATCGGCAGATTCTCGCGGCGGTTTGGGGGCCGGCGCACACCTCGGATACGCAATATCTGCGAGTCTATGTCGGCCAGCTTCGCCAGAAGATCGAGGCTCGCGCCGACGAGCCGCAGATCATCCTGACCGAACCGGGCATCGGGTACCGCATCGGGGGCGACGACGAGCCCCGGGCCTAA
- a CDS encoding hydrolase: MSKLDMLTPENSAIALIDYQPAMYQGVQSHDRLVVFNNIQILAKAAKLFKIPTVLTTVAKDSFSGPFMPEVTELFPNLDIIDRTSMNSWLDPNFRKAVAATGRKKFVIAGLWTEACVMFPTLDMLKEGYEIYIPADACGDLSMEAHNRSMERAIQAGAVPITSCQYAFELQQDWARSETYEGMMDILRAHSPYGIQVRFSKWALGEHASEGGSKAA; encoded by the coding sequence ATGTCGAAACTGGATATGCTCACCCCCGAGAACAGCGCGATCGCGCTGATCGACTATCAGCCCGCGATGTATCAGGGCGTGCAGTCGCACGACCGCTTGGTGGTGTTCAACAACATCCAGATCCTCGCCAAGGCAGCGAAACTGTTCAAGATCCCGACGGTGTTGACCACGGTTGCCAAGGATTCGTTCTCCGGCCCGTTCATGCCGGAAGTCACCGAGCTGTTTCCGAACCTCGACATCATCGATCGCACCTCGATGAACTCGTGGCTCGATCCGAACTTCCGCAAGGCCGTCGCCGCCACCGGCCGCAAGAAGTTCGTGATCGCCGGACTGTGGACCGAGGCCTGCGTGATGTTCCCGACGCTCGACATGCTGAAGGAAGGCTACGAGATCTACATCCCGGCCGACGCCTGCGGCGACCTGTCGATGGAGGCGCACAACCGCTCGATGGAGCGGGCGATCCAGGCCGGTGCGGTGCCGATCACCTCGTGCCAGTACGCCTTCGAGCTGCAGCAGGACTGGGCGCGCTCGGAAACCTATGAGGGCATGATGGATATCCTGCGGGCGCATTCGCCCTACGGCATCCAGGTTCGCTTCTCCAAATGGGCGCTCGGCGAGCACGCCTCCGAGGGCGGCAGCAAGGCCGCCTGA
- a CDS encoding MFS transporter, giving the protein MSTVQGELPTATPRPSAWAAFRHTAFAVVWTATVVANIGTWMYNAASGWLMTSLEADPLTVSLVQVASSLPMFLFAIPAGALADIVDKRRFLILIEIVLTVFAVASATLVGLGRMDPVLLLLFTFLLGAGAAFAAPAWQSIVPLLVPKPDLGSAVTSNGVGVNVSRAIGPALGGVVIGVIGIAAPFWINALSNLAVIGALLWWRPPAARTTGLPPERLFGAIVIGFRHARYNLDLRATLMRAVAFFFFASAYWALLPLVARSRIAGGPELYGILLGAIGLGAVVGAFVLPWLKARLGPDRVVAAGTLGTALCLALLGAVHRVELAVLACVIAGLSWIAVLANLNVSVQVALPDWVRGRGLAMFVTTFFGAMTAGSALWGQLASLFGLPAAHFAAAAGAVLGIAATWRWKLRGGADSDLSPSMHWPSPVLTLDTDADRGPVLITVEYQVAAGERDDFLQAIRRLSRHRRRDGAYAWDVFEDAAQPGRFVEVFKVASWLEHLRQHERVTNADRVLQDQVHRFSASAEPRVTHLLAAKFLQ; this is encoded by the coding sequence ATGAGCACCGTGCAGGGAGAGCTGCCGACGGCGACGCCGCGACCGTCGGCGTGGGCAGCGTTTCGTCACACCGCCTTTGCGGTGGTGTGGACCGCGACCGTCGTCGCCAATATCGGCACCTGGATGTACAACGCCGCCTCCGGCTGGCTGATGACCAGTCTCGAGGCGGATCCGCTCACGGTTTCGCTGGTGCAGGTGGCGTCCAGCCTGCCGATGTTCCTGTTCGCGATTCCGGCGGGCGCGCTCGCCGACATCGTCGACAAGCGTCGCTTCTTGATCCTGATCGAGATCGTTCTGACGGTGTTCGCCGTCGCCAGCGCCACGCTGGTCGGGCTCGGCCGGATGGACCCGGTGTTGCTGCTGCTGTTCACCTTCCTGCTCGGCGCGGGCGCGGCGTTCGCGGCGCCGGCCTGGCAGTCGATCGTGCCGCTGCTGGTGCCGAAGCCGGATCTCGGCTCGGCCGTCACCAGTAACGGCGTCGGCGTCAACGTCAGCCGCGCGATAGGGCCGGCGCTCGGCGGCGTCGTGATCGGGGTGATCGGCATCGCCGCGCCGTTCTGGATCAACGCGCTCAGTAATCTCGCGGTGATCGGCGCGCTGCTGTGGTGGCGACCGCCGGCGGCGCGCACCACCGGGCTGCCGCCGGAGCGCCTGTTCGGCGCGATCGTGATCGGCTTCCGCCACGCTCGTTACAATCTTGACCTGCGCGCAACCCTGATGCGCGCGGTCGCGTTCTTCTTCTTCGCCAGCGCCTATTGGGCGCTACTGCCGCTGGTAGCCCGCTCGCGTATCGCCGGCGGCCCCGAACTCTACGGCATCCTGCTCGGCGCGATCGGCCTCGGCGCCGTCGTCGGCGCGTTCGTGCTGCCGTGGCTAAAGGCGCGGCTCGGACCGGATCGCGTGGTCGCGGCCGGCACGCTCGGCACCGCACTCTGTCTCGCGCTGCTCGGCGCGGTCCACCGCGTCGAACTCGCTGTGCTGGCCTGCGTTATCGCCGGCCTGTCGTGGATCGCGGTGCTGGCCAATCTCAACGTCTCGGTCCAGGTCGCGCTGCCCGACTGGGTGCGCGGCCGCGGCCTGGCAATGTTCGTCACCACATTCTTCGGCGCGATGACCGCCGGCAGCGCGCTGTGGGGCCAACTCGCATCGCTGTTCGGCCTGCCGGCCGCGCATTTTGCCGCCGCCGCTGGCGCGGTACTTGGGATCGCAGCGACCTGGCGCTGGAAGCTACGCGGCGGCGCCGACAGCGATCTGTCGCCGTCGATGCACTGGCCGTCGCCGGTGCTGACGCTCGACACCGATGCCGATCGCGGCCCGGTGCTGATCACCGTCGAGTACCAGGTCGCGGCCGGCGAGCGCGACGACTTCCTCCAGGCGATCCGCCGGCTGAGCCGGCATCGCCGCCGCGACGGCGCCTATGCGTGGGACGTCTTCGAGGACGCCGCGCAGCCCGGCCGGTTCGTCGAAGTGTTCAAGGTGGCGTCGTGGCTCGAACATCTCCGGCAGCACGAACGCGTCACCAACGCCGACCGCGTCCTCCAGGATCAGGTGCACCGATTCAGCGCGAGCGCGGAGCCCCGCGTAACTCACCTTTTGGCAGCAAAGTTTCTCCAGTAA
- a CDS encoding acyl-CoA dehydrogenase, giving the protein MTYRAPIDDILLSLNHGAGLQAAVAAGHFGDYDGEITAQVLDEAGKFASDILAPLNRVGDKHGIKLEHGKVTTAPGWPDAYQRWIAAGWNAVSGPEDFGGQGLPMAVNAACTEIWASSNMAFGLCPLLTLSAIDALHTHGSDELKQIYLSKLVSGEWTGTMQLTEPQAGSDVGALRTRAERAEGGSYRIFGSKIFITYGDHDMTDNIVHFVLARLPDAPAGTKGISLFLVPKFLVGADGTLGARNDIYPSGVEHKLGIHASPTCTMTMGDNGGAIGYLIGEENRGMQCMFTMMNQARLAVGLEGVGIADRAYQQALAYAQERKQGRAIGSTGSGSDPIIKHPDVKRTLLTMRALTGAARTICYSTAVALDIAARSSDPKVKAAAAARGALLTPIAKAFSTDIGIEVASLGVQIHGGMGFIEETGAAQHYRDARIAPIYEGTNGIQAIDLVTRKLGNNGGASVFALLDELKLIVKSVEASNDPGFGLTGLRLREALESLDRTSRYLLDKLGGATNDALAGATPYLRLFGATLGGCTLAAEALAARDLDGISAPSRYVALARFFAETVAVQAPALERSVIDSAEAVAGAEAVLSA; this is encoded by the coding sequence ATGACCTATCGCGCACCGATCGACGACATCCTTCTTTCGCTGAACCACGGCGCGGGATTGCAAGCGGCGGTCGCCGCCGGCCATTTCGGCGACTACGACGGCGAGATCACCGCGCAGGTCCTCGACGAAGCCGGTAAATTCGCCAGCGACATCCTGGCGCCGCTGAACCGGGTCGGCGACAAGCACGGCATCAAGCTCGAACACGGCAAGGTCACCACCGCGCCGGGCTGGCCCGATGCCTATCAGCGCTGGATCGCCGCAGGCTGGAACGCGGTGTCGGGGCCGGAGGATTTCGGCGGCCAGGGGCTGCCGATGGCGGTCAATGCGGCGTGCACCGAGATCTGGGCGTCGTCGAACATGGCGTTCGGACTGTGCCCGCTGCTGACGCTGTCGGCGATCGATGCGCTGCACACACACGGCAGCGACGAGCTGAAGCAGATCTATCTGTCCAAGCTGGTGTCGGGCGAATGGACCGGCACGATGCAGCTCACCGAGCCGCAGGCCGGCTCCGACGTCGGCGCGCTGCGCACCCGCGCCGAGCGGGCCGAAGGCGGCAGCTACAGGATCTTCGGCAGCAAGATCTTCATCACCTACGGCGATCACGACATGACCGACAACATCGTGCATTTCGTGCTCGCCCGGCTGCCGGATGCGCCGGCCGGCACCAAGGGCATCTCGCTGTTCCTGGTGCCGAAGTTTCTGGTGGGTGCCGACGGTACGCTCGGTGCCCGTAACGACATCTATCCGAGCGGGGTCGAGCACAAGCTCGGCATCCACGCCTCGCCAACCTGCACCATGACGATGGGCGACAATGGCGGCGCGATCGGCTATCTGATCGGCGAAGAAAACCGCGGCATGCAGTGCATGTTCACGATGATGAACCAGGCGCGCCTCGCCGTCGGCCTCGAGGGCGTCGGCATCGCCGACCGCGCCTATCAGCAGGCGCTGGCCTATGCGCAGGAGCGCAAACAGGGCCGCGCGATCGGCAGCACCGGCTCCGGATCAGATCCGATCATCAAGCACCCGGACGTCAAGCGCACGCTGCTGACGATGCGGGCCCTGACCGGCGCCGCGCGCACGATCTGCTATTCGACCGCGGTCGCGCTCGACATCGCGGCGCGCAGCTCCGATCCCAAGGTCAAAGCCGCCGCCGCCGCCCGCGGCGCGCTGCTGACGCCGATTGCCAAGGCGTTTTCCACCGACATCGGCATCGAGGTCGCCTCGCTCGGCGTGCAGATCCACGGCGGCATGGGCTTCATCGAGGAGACCGGCGCCGCGCAGCACTATCGCGACGCGCGGATCGCGCCGATCTACGAAGGCACCAACGGCATCCAGGCGATCGACCTCGTCACCCGCAAGCTCGGCAACAATGGCGGCGCCTCGGTGTTCGCGCTGCTCGACGAGTTGAAGCTGATCGTCAAAAGTGTCGAAGCGTCGAACGACCCCGGCTTCGGCCTCACCGGCCTGCGGCTGCGCGAGGCGCTGGAATCGCTCGATCGCACCAGCCGCTATCTGCTCGACAAGCTCGGCGGCGCCACCAACGATGCGCTGGCCGGCGCCACGCCTTACCTGCGCCTGTTCGGCGCCACGCTGGGCGGCTGCACGCTGGCGGCTGAAGCGCTCGCGGCGCGCGATCTCGACGGCATCAGCGCGCCGTCGCGCTATGTCGCGCTGGCGCGGTTCTTCGCCGAGACGGTCGCCGTCCAGGCCCCGGCGCTGGAGCGCAGCGTGATCGACAGCGCCGAAGCAGTGGCCGGTGCCGAAGCGGTGCTGTCAGCCTGA
- a CDS encoding alpha/beta fold hydrolase → MSSSFAKTKDGVDIYYKDWGPKSAQPIMFHHGWPLSADDWDAQMLFFLANGYRVVAHDRRGHGRSSQVDFGHDMDHYAADAFAVVEHLDLKNAVHIGHSTGGGEVARYVAKFGEPNGRVAKAVLVSAVPPLMLKTEKNPGGLPIEVFDGFRQALAGNRAQFFLDVPAGPFYGFNRPDAKAMPGVVNNWWRQGMMGSAKAHYDGIKAFSETDQTDDLKTITVPTLVLHGEDDQIVPIEDSAKLSVKLLKNGKLKTYPGYPHGMLTTHADVLNADLLAFVKE, encoded by the coding sequence ATGAGCAGCAGTTTCGCCAAGACCAAGGACGGCGTCGACATCTACTACAAGGACTGGGGCCCGAAATCGGCGCAGCCGATCATGTTCCATCACGGCTGGCCGCTGTCGGCCGACGATTGGGACGCGCAGATGCTGTTCTTCCTCGCCAACGGCTATCGCGTCGTGGCGCACGACCGCCGCGGCCATGGCCGCTCGTCGCAGGTCGATTTCGGCCACGACATGGATCACTACGCGGCCGACGCTTTCGCGGTGGTGGAGCATCTCGACCTCAAGAACGCCGTGCATATCGGCCACTCGACCGGCGGCGGCGAGGTAGCGCGCTACGTCGCCAAGTTCGGCGAGCCGAACGGCCGCGTCGCCAAGGCGGTGCTGGTCAGCGCCGTGCCGCCGCTGATGCTCAAGACCGAGAAGAACCCGGGCGGTCTGCCGATCGAAGTGTTCGACGGCTTCCGTCAGGCGCTGGCCGGCAACCGCGCGCAGTTCTTCCTCGATGTCCCGGCCGGCCCGTTCTACGGCTTCAACCGTCCCGACGCGAAGGCGATGCCGGGCGTCGTCAACAACTGGTGGCGCCAGGGCATGATGGGCAGCGCCAAGGCCCACTATGACGGCATCAAGGCGTTCTCCGAGACCGACCAGACCGACGATCTGAAGACCATCACCGTCCCGACCCTGGTGCTGCACGGCGAAGACGACCAGATCGTGCCGATCGAGGACTCCGCGAAGCTGTCGGTCAAGCTGCTGAAGAACGGCAAGCTGAAAACCTATCCGGGCTATCCGCACGGCATGCTCACCACCCATGCCGACGTGCTGAACGCCGACCTGCTGGCGTTCGTAAAGGAATAA
- a CDS encoding alpha/beta fold hydrolase: protein MQYSWRETADARKDDVMATSPTALPTVVLVHGAWADGSSWRLVVPLLLDKGISVVAVQNPTTSLAADVEATRLVLDSIDGPVVLVGHSWGGAVITQAGNDPKVKALVFVAALPPKAGESVGDLVGSHPSPPGLSQIIDDGRGMLKLSPEGWVRDVAQDIPEQDARVLAAVQPPLPASTFGDRITEAAWTTRPNWFIVSAADRVVSIELQRELATRLNARTTELDSSHLSILSQPRAVADVIVGAVDAVAAAG from the coding sequence GTGCAGTACAGCTGGCGTGAAACAGCGGATGCCCGGAAGGACGATGTCATGGCCACCTCACCCACAGCACTTCCCACGGTCGTGCTGGTGCACGGCGCGTGGGCCGACGGATCAAGCTGGCGCCTGGTGGTGCCGCTGCTGCTCGACAAGGGCATCTCGGTCGTCGCCGTACAGAACCCTACGACGTCCCTCGCCGCCGACGTCGAAGCGACGCGCCTCGTGCTCGATTCGATCGACGGCCCGGTGGTGCTGGTCGGCCACAGCTGGGGCGGCGCGGTGATCACCCAGGCCGGCAACGATCCGAAGGTCAAGGCGCTGGTGTTCGTCGCCGCGCTGCCGCCGAAGGCCGGCGAGTCGGTCGGCGACTTGGTCGGCTCCCACCCCTCTCCTCCCGGCCTCAGCCAGATCATCGATGATGGCCGCGGGATGTTGAAGCTCAGTCCGGAGGGCTGGGTCCGCGACGTCGCGCAGGACATTCCGGAACAGGACGCGCGCGTGCTCGCCGCGGTGCAGCCGCCGCTTCCCGCCTCCACCTTCGGCGACCGGATCACCGAAGCGGCGTGGACGACGCGGCCCAACTGGTTCATCGTCTCGGCCGCGGATCGCGTCGTCAGCATCGAGCTGCAGCGCGAGCTGGCGACGCGCCTGAACGCGCGAACGACCGAACTAGACAGCAGCCATCTGTCGATCCTGTCGCAGCCCCGCGCCGTCGCCGACGTGATCGTCGGGGCGGTCGACGCGGTCGCGGCGGCCGGCTGA
- a CDS encoding XapX domain-containing protein encodes MKVYLLSLAVGLLVGVIYSVLNVRSPAPPLVALVGLLGILAGEQIVPVARQMIAGHGLAAAWRQAKCAPHMFGMLPGRDDAGSPERSARANAPEKHS; translated from the coding sequence ATGAAAGTCTATCTGCTGTCGCTCGCCGTCGGCCTGCTGGTCGGCGTGATCTACAGCGTGCTCAACGTGCGCTCGCCGGCGCCGCCGCTGGTGGCGCTGGTCGGGCTGCTGGGCATCCTCGCCGGCGAGCAGATCGTACCGGTGGCCCGCCAGATGATCGCCGGCCACGGCCTCGCCGCCGCGTGGCGGCAGGCGAAATGCGCGCCGCACATGTTCGGGATGCTGCCGGGTCGGGACGACGCCGGATCGCCCGAACGGTCCGCGCGCGCCAACGCTCCGGAGAAGCACTCATGA
- a CDS encoding amidohydrolase, translating to MTDAPDLILHRGLFTTLDRSNPTASAVAIADGRFTAVGHDRDVLPLAGPSTRVIDLKGRRVLPGLIDNHLHIIRGGLNFNMELRWDGVRSLADAMNMLKRQVAITPPPQWVRVVGGFTEHQFAEKRLPTIDELNAVAPDTPVFLLHLYDRAILNGAALRAVGYTKDTPEPPGGEITRDANGNPTGLLLAKPNANILYATLAKGPKLPFDYQVNSTRHFMRELNRLGVTGAIDAGGGFQNYPDDYAVIQKLDEEGLLTIRLAYNLFTQKPKGEKDDFLNWTKTSKYKQGNDYFRHNGAGEMLVFSAADFEDFRVPRPDMPPEMEGELEEVVRILVQNKWPWRLHATYDETISRALDVFEKVNQDTPLDGLHWFFDHAETISDRSIDRIAALGGGIAVQHRMAYQGEYFVERYGFGAAEATPPVKRILDSGVKVSAGTDATRVASYNPWVSLSWLVTGRTVGGLRITPQRNCLDRETALRMWTENVTWFSNEEGNKGRIAVGQLADVVVPDRDYFSCSEAEIADTTALLTMVGGKVVYGAGEFAALDDSAPPPAMPDWSPVRRFGGYAAWADDQNAAGKVAVQAMTSCGCANSCTLHGHDHATAWSSKLPVSDLKSFWGALGCACWAV from the coding sequence ATGACCGACGCACCCGATCTCATCCTGCATCGCGGCCTGTTCACGACGCTGGACCGGAGCAACCCGACCGCCAGTGCGGTGGCGATCGCGGACGGACGGTTCACGGCGGTCGGCCACGACCGCGATGTCTTGCCGCTCGCGGGTCCCTCGACCCGCGTGATCGATCTGAAGGGCCGGCGGGTGTTGCCTGGTCTGATCGACAACCATCTCCACATCATCCGCGGCGGCCTGAACTTCAACATGGAGCTGCGCTGGGACGGTGTCCGCTCGCTCGCCGATGCGATGAACATGTTGAAGCGCCAGGTGGCAATCACGCCGCCACCGCAATGGGTGCGCGTGGTCGGCGGCTTCACCGAGCACCAGTTCGCCGAGAAGCGGCTGCCGACGATCGACGAACTCAACGCCGTGGCGCCGGATACGCCGGTGTTTCTGCTGCACCTGTATGACCGAGCCATCCTCAACGGAGCTGCGCTCCGTGCGGTGGGCTATACCAAGGACACGCCGGAACCGCCCGGCGGCGAGATCACCCGCGACGCCAACGGCAATCCCACCGGCCTGTTGCTCGCCAAGCCGAACGCCAACATCCTCTATGCGACGCTGGCGAAGGGCCCGAAGCTGCCGTTCGACTATCAGGTCAATTCCACCCGCCACTTCATGCGTGAACTGAACCGGCTCGGCGTCACCGGTGCGATCGACGCCGGCGGCGGCTTCCAGAATTATCCCGACGATTACGCGGTGATCCAGAAGCTCGACGAAGAGGGGCTGCTGACGATCCGGCTCGCCTATAATCTGTTTACGCAGAAGCCGAAGGGCGAGAAGGACGACTTTCTCAACTGGACCAAGACCTCCAAATACAAGCAGGGCAACGACTACTTCAGGCACAACGGCGCCGGCGAGATGCTGGTGTTCTCGGCCGCCGACTTCGAGGATTTCCGCGTGCCGCGGCCCGACATGCCGCCGGAGATGGAAGGCGAGCTCGAAGAGGTGGTGCGCATCCTGGTGCAGAACAAATGGCCGTGGCGTCTGCACGCGACCTATGACGAGACCATCTCCCGCGCGCTCGACGTGTTCGAAAAGGTGAACCAGGATACGCCGCTCGACGGTCTGCACTGGTTTTTCGATCATGCCGAAACGATTTCGGACCGCTCGATCGACCGGATCGCAGCGCTCGGCGGCGGCATCGCCGTGCAGCACCGGATGGCTTATCAGGGCGAGTATTTCGTCGAGCGCTACGGCTTCGGCGCCGCGGAGGCGACCCCGCCGGTGAAGCGCATTCTCGACAGCGGCGTCAAGGTGTCGGCCGGCACCGATGCGACCCGGGTCGCATCGTACAATCCGTGGGTGTCGCTATCGTGGCTAGTGACAGGCCGCACCGTGGGGGGCCTGCGGATCACGCCGCAGCGCAACTGCCTCGACCGCGAGACCGCGCTGCGGATGTGGACCGAGAACGTCACCTGGTTCTCCAACGAGGAAGGCAACAAGGGGCGCATCGCCGTGGGCCAGCTCGCCGACGTGGTGGTGCCCGACCGCGACTACTTCTCCTGCAGCGAAGCCGAGATCGCGGATACGACCGCACTGCTGACGATGGTCGGCGGCAAGGTGGTGTACGGCGCCGGCGAGTTCGCTGCTCTCGACGACAGCGCGCCGCCGCCGGCGATGCCGGACTGGTCGCCGGTGCGCCGGTTCGGCGGCTATGCAGCCTGGGCGGACGACCAAAACGCCGCCGGCAAGGTCGCGGTGCAGGCGATGACGTCATGCGGCTGCGCCAATAGCTGCACGCTGCATGGCCACGATCACGCCACCGCGTGGTCGAGCAAGCTGCCGGTCTCCGATCTCAAGAGCTTCTGGGGCGCGCTCGGCTGCGCTTGCTGGGCGGTGTGA
- a CDS encoding crotonase/enoyl-CoA hydratase family protein — protein sequence MSEHLIVADEEGVRVITMRRPEKKNALTQGMYRRMSDAIRSAQDDPTVRCLVITGGSGVFTAGNDLDDFLKAGTDQSGAPRVTAATDFLYALAHNQKPLIAAVDGLAIGIGTTMLFHCDVVLASTAATFSTPFIQLGLVPEGASSLLAPRTMGHQRAFAMLVMGQKLSAEQAREAGFVNAVVPPGQTEADAMKAARDICALPAEAVAISRKLIKPSPDELIARIDQESKLFGERMTSQEAVSAFMKFFQRKKG from the coding sequence ATGTCCGAGCATCTGATCGTCGCCGATGAAGAGGGCGTGCGCGTGATCACCATGCGCCGTCCGGAAAAGAAGAACGCCCTGACGCAGGGCATGTATCGCCGGATGAGCGATGCGATCCGTTCGGCGCAGGACGATCCCACCGTCCGCTGTCTGGTGATCACCGGCGGCTCCGGCGTGTTCACCGCCGGCAACGACCTCGACGATTTCCTCAAAGCCGGCACCGACCAGAGCGGTGCGCCGCGGGTGACGGCGGCGACCGATTTTCTCTACGCACTGGCGCACAACCAGAAGCCGCTGATCGCCGCCGTCGACGGGCTGGCGATCGGGATCGGCACCACGATGCTGTTTCACTGCGACGTCGTGCTGGCCTCTACCGCCGCGACGTTCTCCACGCCGTTCATCCAGCTCGGCCTGGTGCCGGAAGGCGCCTCGAGCCTGCTGGCGCCGCGCACCATGGGCCACCAGCGCGCCTTCGCGATGCTGGTGATGGGCCAGAAGCTCAGTGCCGAACAGGCGCGAGAAGCCGGCTTCGTCAACGCGGTGGTGCCGCCCGGCCAGACCGAGGCCGATGCGATGAAAGCCGCCCGCGACATCTGCGCGCTGCCGGCCGAAGCGGTGGCGATCTCGCGCAAGCTGATCAAGCCGTCACCGGACGAGCTGATCGCCCGAATCGATCAGGAGAGCAAACTGTTCGGCGAGCGCATGACATCGCAGGAAGCGGTCAGCGCGTTCATGAAGTTCTTCCAGCGGAAGAAGGGATAG
- a CDS encoding DoxX family protein, whose product MRLAGEPRWVATILSSQLLWHAVRVALVSAYLLGGAVKLFDFAGAVAEQERFGLDPGWLWAMLAIVVELGGSLLVLTDRLVWLGAGALGVLTFVAMLTANAFWSAPAADRWMQANAFFEHLGLIAGLVLVAMLSDQRRSMS is encoded by the coding sequence GTGAGGCTCGCCGGCGAGCCGCGGTGGGTGGCGACGATTCTGTCGTCGCAACTGCTGTGGCATGCCGTGCGCGTCGCACTGGTGTCCGCGTATCTGCTCGGCGGCGCGGTGAAGCTGTTCGATTTCGCCGGCGCTGTGGCCGAACAGGAGAGGTTCGGACTTGATCCCGGATGGCTGTGGGCGATGCTCGCCATTGTCGTCGAACTCGGCGGCTCGCTCCTGGTGCTGACGGACCGGCTGGTCTGGCTTGGCGCCGGCGCGCTCGGCGTCCTGACCTTCGTGGCGATGCTTACGGCGAATGCGTTCTGGTCAGCGCCGGCCGCAGACCGATGGATGCAGGCCAACGCCTTCTTCGAACATCTCGGACTGATCGCCGGCTTGGTGCTGGTGGCGATGCTGTCCGACCAACGGCGATCGATGTCCTGA